One window of Posidoniimonas polymericola genomic DNA carries:
- a CDS encoding Gfo/Idh/MocA family protein, producing MKYGSVVAASALGLRSAAAERQAPIERPVVGMIGTGIRFQTLSGAFFPHADIAALCDVDPGQLALGVQRIDSLSESKSARAPTPCDDYRRILERDDVDAVVIATPDHWHVKIAIEAMHAGKDVYCEKPLTLTIDEGRQIAAAVRATGRVVQVGAHQRSARQFQLAAALLRDGRIGKPRRVTCAIGDSPVCDPLPPREPPAGMDWDRWLGPTPAVAYRASPTLPESGYGSQYPYSRGHVHFRWWYEYGGGKITDWGAHHVDIALWALGDSIASDAPYEVTPLRVVHPVALRDGYPTEDDRFNVATEFHARVRFGNGVELDVVDTSEAVGVDNAILFEGEQGRYLVNRGKLVGKPVEEIAEAGLPTDELKAMYPGLQDGGAQLTDQGHEFVVEKHVKNFVSCLQTRATPISSVDRNRHNLNVCHAINVALRLGRNVTFDPSKQRFVDDALADSFLARPSRPGYEIDV from the coding sequence TTGAAGTACGGCTCTGTCGTTGCCGCGTCTGCCCTGGGCCTGCGGAGCGCTGCCGCCGAGCGACAGGCGCCGATCGAGCGACCGGTGGTCGGCATGATCGGAACCGGCATCCGATTCCAGACCTTGTCGGGCGCGTTCTTCCCGCACGCGGATATTGCAGCCCTGTGCGACGTCGACCCGGGCCAGCTGGCGCTCGGTGTTCAGCGGATCGATTCCCTCTCCGAAAGCAAGTCCGCCCGGGCGCCGACGCCGTGCGACGACTACCGCCGGATCCTCGAACGCGACGACGTCGACGCGGTCGTGATCGCGACGCCAGACCACTGGCACGTGAAGATCGCCATCGAAGCGATGCACGCCGGCAAGGACGTCTACTGTGAGAAGCCGCTCACCCTGACCATCGACGAGGGACGCCAGATCGCCGCGGCGGTCCGGGCAACCGGCCGGGTCGTGCAGGTCGGCGCGCACCAGCGCTCTGCGCGTCAGTTCCAGCTGGCCGCAGCGTTGCTGCGTGACGGTCGCATCGGCAAGCCTCGGCGGGTGACCTGCGCTATCGGCGACAGCCCCGTGTGCGACCCCCTGCCCCCCCGAGAGCCTCCGGCAGGCATGGACTGGGACCGGTGGCTTGGCCCGACCCCCGCCGTAGCGTACCGGGCGAGCCCGACGCTCCCCGAATCGGGCTACGGGTCGCAGTACCCCTACAGCCGCGGGCACGTCCACTTCCGCTGGTGGTACGAGTACGGCGGCGGAAAGATCACCGACTGGGGAGCCCACCACGTCGACATCGCCTTGTGGGCGTTGGGAGATTCGATCGCGTCGGACGCACCCTACGAGGTGACGCCATTGAGGGTGGTTCACCCGGTTGCGCTGCGGGATGGCTATCCTACGGAGGACGACCGGTTCAACGTCGCGACCGAGTTTCACGCCCGGGTGCGATTCGGAAATGGCGTCGAGCTCGACGTTGTCGACACCTCCGAAGCGGTCGGGGTCGACAACGCGATCCTGTTCGAGGGCGAGCAGGGCCGCTACCTGGTGAACCGTGGGAAGCTCGTTGGCAAGCCCGTAGAGGAAATCGCCGAGGCCGGCCTGCCGACCGACGAACTGAAGGCGATGTACCCCGGCCTCCAGGACGGTGGGGCTCAGCTGACCGACCAGGGGCACGAGTTTGTCGTCGAGAAGCACGTCAAGAACTTTGTCTCGTGCCTGCAGACCCGGGCGACTCCCATCTCGAGTGTCGACAGGAACCGGCATAACCTAAACGTCTGCCATGCGATCAACGTGGCGCTCAGGCTCGGCCGGAACGTGACCTTCGACCCATCAAAACAGCGGTTCGTCGACGACGCCCTCGCCGACAGCTTTCTGGCCCGCCCGTCCCGGCCAGGGTATGAGATCGACGTTTGA
- a CDS encoding GDP-L-fucose synthase family protein: MSNSKPTRLYIAGHRGMVGKALVRALENDPSYELVLRNRDELDLTNQQAVADFYAYEKPDQAIIAAARVGGIVANNTYPVEFMLDNTRIALNTIQSAYEAGVGRLLFLGSTCIYPKLAPQPIPEDSLLTSPLEITNEAYALAKITGLKLCQYYRQEYGAMYHSAMPTNLYGPGDNYHPENSHVLPGLLRRFHEAKEEGLEEVVVWGTGTPRREFLHVDDLAAALVHLLQIDGPPNWVNAGTGKDIPIGELAQLIAKVVGYEGKISFDTSRPDGTPRKLTDSSLIQSTGWQAKISLEEGLRSTYQDFLANQQSLRAQ, translated from the coding sequence TTGAGTAACTCCAAACCAACTCGACTCTACATCGCCGGCCACCGTGGCATGGTCGGCAAGGCGCTGGTCCGCGCCCTTGAGAACGACCCAAGCTACGAGCTCGTCCTCCGCAACCGCGACGAGCTCGACCTCACCAACCAGCAGGCGGTCGCCGACTTCTACGCCTACGAGAAGCCCGACCAGGCGATCATCGCCGCGGCTAGGGTCGGCGGCATCGTCGCCAACAACACCTACCCCGTCGAGTTCATGCTCGACAACACCCGGATCGCGCTGAACACGATCCAAAGCGCCTACGAGGCCGGCGTCGGTCGGCTGTTGTTCCTCGGCAGCACCTGCATCTACCCCAAGCTGGCGCCGCAGCCGATCCCCGAGGATTCGCTGCTCACCTCGCCGCTCGAGATCACCAACGAGGCCTACGCCCTCGCCAAGATCACCGGCCTGAAGCTCTGCCAGTACTACCGCCAAGAGTACGGCGCGATGTACCACTCGGCGATGCCGACCAACCTCTACGGGCCGGGCGACAACTACCACCCGGAGAACAGCCACGTGCTGCCGGGCCTGCTGCGGCGGTTCCACGAGGCGAAGGAAGAGGGCCTCGAAGAGGTCGTCGTCTGGGGCACCGGCACGCCACGCCGCGAGTTCCTCCACGTCGACGACCTGGCCGCCGCGCTCGTGCACCTGCTGCAGATCGACGGCCCGCCCAACTGGGTCAACGCCGGCACCGGCAAGGACATCCCGATCGGCGAGCTCGCCCAGCTCATCGCCAAGGTCGTCGGCTACGAAGGGAAGATATCGTTCGACACCTCCCGCCCCGACGGCACGCCGCGCAAGCTGACCGACTCGTCATTGATCCAGTCGACCGGCTGGCAGGCCAAGATCAGCCTCGAGGAAGGCCTCCGCTCGACCTACCAGGACTTCCTCGCCAACCAGCAATCCCTCCGGGCGCAGTAG
- the repC gene encoding replication initiation protein RepC: MRRLATDGFRSHLPLAGRRVGWPEIIEAAYRRGRELRLSRREWANACQVLGREQASLCLMLTDQATCRRAGEVRYPNAYSRELVERARRGGLRFGQ; the protein is encoded by the coding sequence ATGCGGAGACTTGCTACCGACGGCTTCCGGTCGCACCTGCCGCTCGCAGGGCGACGGGTTGGCTGGCCCGAGATCATTGAAGCCGCCTACCGGCGCGGTCGTGAATTGCGGCTAAGCAGGCGAGAGTGGGCGAACGCCTGTCAGGTGCTCGGCCGCGAGCAGGCTTCGCTCTGCCTGATGCTGACGGACCAGGCCACGTGTAGGCGGGCAGGGGAGGTGAGGTACCCCAATGCCTATTCTCGGGAGCTGGTCGAGCGGGCGAGGCGAGGGGGCCTGCGGTTTGGGCAGTGA
- a CDS encoding zincin-like metallopeptidase domain-containing protein: MSCVPLKRSIGDCLSPYGSPDYSREELVAELGAAFLAAHAGISPQTIEQSAAYLDGWRKQLAGDKKLIVQAAGAAQRAADYIRSEPDSRIWPAQDDANPPHNCHNLDLP; the protein is encoded by the coding sequence CTGAGTTGCGTTCCGCTGAAACGATCGATCGGTGACTGCCTGAGCCCGTACGGGTCGCCCGACTACTCAAGGGAGGAGCTGGTAGCGGAACTCGGCGCCGCGTTCCTGGCGGCCCACGCCGGCATCAGCCCGCAGACGATCGAGCAGTCGGCGGCGTACCTCGACGGCTGGCGGAAGCAGCTCGCGGGCGACAAGAAGCTGATTGTTCAGGCTGCCGGAGCCGCTCAGCGGGCGGCCGACTACATCCGCAGCGAACCGGATAGCAGGATTTGGCCGGCTCAGGACGACGCCAATCCCCCGCATAACTGTCATAACCTCGACCTGCCTTAG
- a CDS encoding UpxY family transcription antiterminator, whose translation MLTKSQDPPISYSATTGSDCLAADDWQTPWHVAYCKPRQEKSLARDLISLGVSYFLPMVERVSTSGGRRRTALNPLFPSYLFFAAEEQERLAAVKTNRILHFLQVNEAEQQVLSRELESLEACLRTQPKEVELYNHLVKGQRVRITGGGMKDWEGIVEDASRPHKVWVGVSTLGGGVLVEVHGDLLAAH comes from the coding sequence TTGCTCACCAAGTCCCAAGACCCACCGATTAGCTACTCGGCGACCACCGGCAGCGACTGCCTGGCGGCCGACGACTGGCAGACGCCGTGGCACGTGGCGTACTGCAAGCCGCGGCAGGAGAAGTCGCTCGCCCGGGACCTGATCAGCCTGGGGGTCTCGTACTTCCTGCCAATGGTCGAGCGGGTGTCCACCTCGGGCGGCCGCCGCCGCACGGCGCTCAACCCGCTGTTCCCGTCCTACCTGTTCTTCGCGGCCGAGGAGCAGGAACGCCTGGCGGCCGTCAAAACCAACCGCATCCTGCACTTCCTGCAAGTGAATGAGGCCGAGCAGCAGGTGCTCAGCCGAGAGCTCGAGTCGCTCGAGGCGTGCCTCCGCACGCAGCCCAAAGAGGTCGAGCTCTACAACCACTTGGTGAAGGGCCAGCGGGTCCGGATCACAGGCGGCGGCATGAAGGACTGGGAAGGGATCGTCGAAGACGCCTCGCGGCCCCACAAGGTGTGGGTTGGGGTGTCGACGCTCGGCGGCGGGGTCCTGGTCGAGGTGCACGGCGACCTGCTCGCCGCCCACTAG
- the xrtU gene encoding exosortase U, with the protein MLAALLTIVLGLAYGPLLLEFAGNLWARPYYQHFPFVLVAAGLLIGRALRTTPTSSSPPSRLWVWLGVAAGWGLLVYSYYLHSPWLAAVSFLLTAGGLLAAYCRASGRGMPIGAWLLLFLVIPPPANLDRNLLTYLQRLSSTQASHALDLLGVNHLMQGNALLVADKQLFVDEACSGIVSVVSIVTCAALYGVLRSRSLLHVLLLAMGGVLWATLLNVIRITLIASVEVWFGWDWTVDPSHTLLGLAVFTVALLLLVATDWLLRFLLGDIEWEGAPESEAVEGLGLVPLGWNALVAWPHLARDPDEGSPGPTPAVGYAGLQRRAFTAAGLLLAVAPLQLLLGAPDSGNDRVLPPFDLEPALAALVADGVLPPQLSGLELQSVEHISRPRLDLFGQNSVVFLYRSDKGDRYLVSCDFPYNEAWHELAICYQGIGWELDRRTTGDDEQTGLHYASLELTQPGNEAAYAVFTAWGEDGEWVEPRRRGLTSRLWRDPDAQTESSKKQQHYFQAQVLCQSSTGLPKDAAETARQLLVEAAPRFMAVLGHSR; encoded by the coding sequence GTGCTAGCCGCCCTGCTGACAATCGTCCTCGGCCTTGCCTACGGGCCGCTGCTGCTCGAGTTCGCCGGAAATCTTTGGGCGCGACCGTACTACCAGCACTTCCCGTTCGTGCTGGTCGCTGCGGGCCTGCTGATCGGCCGCGCACTGCGCACCACGCCCACGTCATCCTCACCTCCCAGCAGGCTGTGGGTCTGGCTCGGGGTCGCTGCCGGCTGGGGGTTGCTGGTGTACAGCTACTACCTCCATTCTCCCTGGCTTGCGGCGGTATCTTTCTTGCTTACTGCCGGCGGCCTGCTCGCGGCCTATTGCCGCGCCAGCGGCCGAGGTATGCCGATTGGCGCCTGGCTGCTCTTGTTCCTGGTGATCCCACCGCCGGCCAACCTCGACCGCAACCTGCTGACCTACCTGCAGCGGCTCAGCAGCACCCAGGCGTCCCACGCGCTGGACCTGCTGGGCGTCAACCACCTGATGCAGGGCAACGCGCTGCTGGTGGCCGACAAGCAGCTGTTTGTTGATGAGGCGTGCAGCGGCATTGTGTCGGTCGTCTCGATCGTCACCTGCGCAGCCCTGTACGGGGTGCTTAGGTCCCGATCGCTCCTGCACGTGCTGCTGCTGGCGATGGGGGGCGTCCTGTGGGCGACGCTGCTCAACGTGATCCGGATCACTCTGATCGCGTCGGTCGAGGTGTGGTTCGGCTGGGACTGGACCGTCGACCCGTCCCACACCCTGCTAGGGCTCGCCGTCTTCACCGTGGCCCTGCTGCTGCTGGTCGCCACGGACTGGCTGCTGCGGTTCCTGCTCGGCGACATCGAGTGGGAAGGCGCGCCTGAGAGCGAGGCCGTGGAGGGGCTCGGTTTGGTGCCGCTCGGCTGGAACGCGTTGGTGGCTTGGCCGCACTTAGCCCGGGATCCGGACGAAGGTTCCCCCGGCCCGACGCCTGCCGTCGGCTACGCCGGACTTCAACGGCGGGCGTTTACAGCCGCGGGGTTGCTGCTCGCGGTTGCGCCCCTTCAGCTGCTGCTTGGGGCGCCGGACAGCGGCAACGACCGCGTTCTGCCCCCATTTGATCTTGAGCCGGCGCTGGCGGCCTTGGTGGCCGATGGCGTCTTGCCCCCGCAGTTGAGTGGACTAGAACTGCAATCCGTCGAGCACATTTCCCGGCCAAGACTCGACCTCTTCGGCCAGAACTCGGTGGTCTTCCTCTATCGGTCCGACAAGGGTGATCGGTACCTTGTCTCGTGCGACTTCCCCTACAATGAAGCCTGGCACGAGTTGGCGATTTGCTATCAGGGGATCGGGTGGGAGCTCGACCGCCGCACCACCGGCGATGACGAACAAACGGGCCTTCACTATGCGTCGCTGGAACTCACGCAACCCGGCAATGAGGCCGCGTATGCAGTATTCACGGCGTGGGGAGAGGACGGCGAGTGGGTGGAGCCGCGTCGCCGGGGGCTCACGAGTCGTCTTTGGCGTGACCCCGACGCCCAAACAGAATCGAGCAAGAAGCAGCAGCACTATTTCCAGGCCCAGGTGCTCTGCCAGTCCTCCACCGGTCTGCCCAAAGACGCCGCTGAGACGGCCCGCCAGCTGCTCGTCGAAGCGGCGCCGCGGTTCATGGCCGTGCTTGGCCATTCGCGATAG